One genomic region from Dromaius novaehollandiae isolate bDroNov1 chromosome 21, bDroNov1.hap1, whole genome shotgun sequence encodes:
- the LOC112991630 gene encoding C-X-C chemokine receptor type 5 yields MGPVSYSSETYDLSQVELSGYYEADNTTPSLDGYFCFNPASSVVGNQRDPFRKIFMPLIYLLMFVLGTAGNALVLVILERFKRSRTTTENFLFHLTLANLVLLLTFPFSVVESLAGWVFGTFLCKILSAVHKINFYCSSMLLGCIGVDRYLAIVYAIHTYRKRRARSIHLTCAGVWLCSVLLTLPDLIFMEVWTDESNRSICYFPEVGIHGNNAWLATRFLYHTVGFFAPLLVMGYCYMAIVRTLCQSQRLQRQKAVRVAILVTGVFLLCWSPYHIVIFLNTLAKLEAFSKNCLLEDRLDTAIMVTEAVGFTHCCLNPLLYAFIGVKFRNDFFRILQELSCISQETLQEILEVARKGSGIESDNTTSISTF; encoded by the exons ATGGGGCCTGTCAGCTACTCCTCAGAGACCTACGACTTG AGCCAGGTGGAGCTGAGCGGTTACTACGAAGCTGACAACACCACCCCTTCTTTGGACGGCTACTTCTGCTTCAACCCAGCCTCCTCTGTCGTCGGCAACCAGAGAGACCCTTTCAGAAAGATCTTCATGCCCCTCATCTATCTGCTGATGTTTGTGTTGGGGACTGCGGGCAACGCCCTGGTCCTAGTCATCCTGGAGAGGTTCAAGCGCTCTCGCACTACCACCGAAAACTTCCTCTTCCACCTGACCCTGGCCAACCTGGTACTGCTGCTTACCTTCCCCTTCAGCGTGGTGGAGAGCCTGGCCGGGTGGGTGTTTGGGACTTTCCTCTGCAAGATCCTCAGCGCCGTCCACAAGATCAACTTCTACTGCAGCAGCATGCTGCTGGGGTGCATCGGGGTGGACCGCTACCTGGCCATCGTCTACGCCATCCACACCTACCGGAAGCGCAGAGCTCGCTCCATTCACCTCACCTGCGCGGGCGtctggctctgctctgtgctcctgACCTTACCCGATCTCATCTTCATGGAAGTCTGGACAGACGAGAGCAATCGCAGCATTTGCTATTTCCCAGAGGTTGGCATCCACGGCAACAACGCGTGGCTGGCGACCCGCTTCCTGTACCACACCGTGGGCTTCTTCGCGCCCCTGCTGGTCATGGGTTACTGCTACATGGCCATCGTGAGGACCCTGTGCCAGTCCCAGCgcctgcagaggcagaaagcCGTCAGAGTAGCCATTCTGGTGACCGGCGTGTTCCTGCTCTGCTGGAGCCCCTACCACATCGTCATCTTCCTGAACACGCTCGCCAAGCTGGAAGCCTTCAGCAAGAACTGCCTCCTGGAAGACCGGCTGGACACGGCCATCATGGTGACGGAGGCCGTCGGCTTCACGCACTGCTGCCTCAACCCCCTGCTCTACGCCTTCATCGGCGTCAAGTTCCGGAACGACTTCTTCCGCATCCTGCAGGAGCTCAGCTGCATAAGCCAGGAGACCCTGCAGGAGATTCTGGAGGTGGCGAGGAAGGGCAGCGGCATCGAATCCGACAACACCACCTCCATCTCCACTTTCTGA